DNA sequence from the Eisenibacter elegans DSM 3317 genome:
CGCTGTACTTAATTGTTTTTGCAACAATTTTTTGAGTACTTTGCAGTATTCGCCACGCCTTGCGCAAGCGCATCAGCCGCTGGCTGCGGCGACCTTCGGGGGTATAAGGCGTACGACGTTTTCTCTCTGACATATATGGGCGTAATACTATTAGCGATAGAATCTTCTTGCGACGAAACTGCGGCTGCCGTGCTTAAAGACGGTAAAATATTGGCCAATGTTGTGGCCAACCAAACCGTTCACGAGCAATATGGCGGCGTAGTACCAGAGCTGGCCTCCCGCGAACATCAGAAAAATATCATTCCGGTGGTGGCGCAAGCGCTTCAAGAAGCAAAAATAACAAAATCTGAGCTAAATGCAGTAGCTTTTACCCGAGGACCCGGCCTTTTGGGTGCTTTGTTGGTTGGGACTTCCTTTGCCAAAGGTCTTGCCCTTAGCCTCAACATCCCGCTAGTAGAAGTAAACCATATGGAAGCGCATATAATGGCACATTTTATTGACGAGCCTCACCCACCCTTCCCTTTCCTATGCCTGACCGTGAGCGGGGGGCACACGCAGCTCGTGATTGTCAGCGCACCCACCAAAATGCACATCATCGGCGAAACCATTGACGATGCCGTAGGCGAAGCTTTTGACAAAACAGCCAAGCTCCTTGGCCTGCCCTACCCCGGTGGCCCTATGGTCGATGCTTATGCTCAAAAAGGCAACCCCCGCGCATTCCCATTTACCAAACCCAATATCGAAGGCCTCAATTTCTCGTTTAGTGGCGTAAAAACAGCTATTTTGTACTTCCTTAGAGCACAGCTAAAGGATAATCCTGACTTTATTACAGAAAACCTGGCCGATATCTGCGCCTCTGTCCAACATACACTGGTCAGTATCTTGCTTGATAAACTCAAACAAGCCGCCCAACAATACCAATGCCGGCATATCGCCATCGCCGGCGGCGTATCGGCCAATAGCGGCCTGCGGCAAGCCTTAGAAACCGCCGCCCAAACCGAAGGCTGGCAGGTATATCTCCCTGCCTTTGAGTATTGTACTGACAATGCCGCCATGATTGCCATCGCCGGATACCACAAGTACCTCGCCCAAGATTTCAGCTCCCAAGCCATCAGCCCTATGCCCCGAATGCCCATCCCCACCTTATAGCCCAAATGTCTATCCTACTGATTTTTCTGTCCCTTTTATTGGATAGCACTGCCGTCGCCACCGACGCTACCCATAACCAAGAACTACAAAGGGTGCTTTCGCTCATTATTTGTGGCGCAATATTGCTCTTCTGGCTGCTTTACTGGATTCGCCGCCAACAACGAGACGACTTCTGAAGCACTCATAGTATCCTGATATTGAGGCTAATACGACATATACACAGACTATATGTGCCCATATTACACGCTCGCACTAAAACCCTTGAGGGGCAAGAAAGTCAAATTGCGTAAGTCTTAATACATGAACTAGCCCCAATCTGCCAACCACCTTATCAACAAAACGACTCCTTCATACGTTATCGAAATACGACAAGACACAAAAGATAAAAGCCCAAACCCTATGTTTGTATTCGTTTTTTGCTAAATTCGCTCATTGGGCAACA
Encoded proteins:
- the tsaD gene encoding tRNA (adenosine(37)-N6)-threonylcarbamoyltransferase complex transferase subunit TsaD, translated to MGVILLAIESSCDETAAAVLKDGKILANVVANQTVHEQYGGVVPELASREHQKNIIPVVAQALQEAKITKSELNAVAFTRGPGLLGALLVGTSFAKGLALSLNIPLVEVNHMEAHIMAHFIDEPHPPFPFLCLTVSGGHTQLVIVSAPTKMHIIGETIDDAVGEAFDKTAKLLGLPYPGGPMVDAYAQKGNPRAFPFTKPNIEGLNFSFSGVKTAILYFLRAQLKDNPDFITENLADICASVQHTLVSILLDKLKQAAQQYQCRHIAIAGGVSANSGLRQALETAAQTEGWQVYLPAFEYCTDNAAMIAIAGYHKYLAQDFSSQAISPMPRMPIPTL